The Bubalus bubalis isolate 160015118507 breed Murrah chromosome 16, NDDB_SH_1, whole genome shotgun sequence genome window below encodes:
- the LOC102395116 gene encoding olfactory receptor 8K3-like has protein sequence MFSDTMEEHNRTVLSEFILMGITDHPELQAPLFGLFLIIYVISVVGNLGMVILTKVDSRLQTPMYFFLRHLALTDLGYSTAVGPKMLVNFVVNQNKISYYLCATQMGFFIMFIINELFILATMSYDRYVAICNPLLYTVIMSQRVRKVLVAIPYVYSTFVSLLITIKLFNSFFCGYNVINHFYCDNFPLLSLLCSNTHEIELMIMIFSAFNLTFTLAIVLVSYLLILAAILRMKSAEGRRKAFSTCGSHLTVVTVFYGTLTFMYVKPKSSHSFDTDKVASIFYTLVIPMLNPLIYSLRNKDVKYALQKMWRKLCSIFS, from the coding sequence ATGTTTTCTGATACAATGGAAGAACACAACAGAACAGTGCTGAGTGAATTCATCCTCATGGGAATCACGGACCACCCTGAACTGCAGGCTCCATTGTTTGGGCTCTTCCTCATCATCTACGTGATCTCAGTGGTGGGCAACTTGGGCATGGTCATCCTCACTAAGGTGGACTCCAGGCTACAGACacccatgtacttctttctcaggCACCTGGCTCTTACTGATCTGGGTTATTCAACAGCTGTGGGCCCCAAAATGTTGGTAAATTTTGTTGTGAATCAGAATAAAATCTCTTATTATTTGTGTGCTACACAGATGGGTTTTTTCATCATGTTCATTATTAATGAACTTTTTATTCTGGCGACAATGTCTTATGATCGTTATGTGGCCATTTGTAACCCTCTACTCTACACAGTCATCATGTCACAAAGGGTGCGTAAAGTGCTGGTGGCAATCCCCTATGTCTATAGCACATTTGTGTCTCTGTTGATCACCATAAAgctttttaattcattcttctGTGGCTATAATGTCATCAATCATTTCTACTGTGACAATTTCCCTTTGTTATCTTTGCTTTGCTCAAACACACATGAAATTGAACTTATGATAATGATTTTCTCAGCCTTTAATTTGACTTTCACCCTTGCGATAGTTCTTGTGTCTTATCTGCTCATCCTTGCAGCTATTCTCAGGATGAAATCTGCTGAAGGTAGGCGGAAGGCTTTTTCTACCTGTGGATCCCACCTGACAGTGGTCACAGTGTTCTATGGCACTTTGACATTTATGTATGTGAAACCCAAGTCCAGTCATTCCTTTGACACTGATAAAGTGGCATCTATATTTTACACTCTTGTTATTCCCATGTTGAATCCTTTGATTTATAGCTTAAGaaacaaagatgtaaaatatgcactacagaagatgtggagaaaactaTGTAGCATCTTTTCCTAA